One Myxococcales bacterium genomic region harbors:
- the fadI gene encoding acetyl-CoA C-acyltransferase FadI → MSKKHNRSNGSGGRASASVSVAAAAPKAAQASSGSDGPKRAEEPKGGSSRAPAIGTPRRERLAIVAGLRTPFAKQASAYRDLSAQDLARIVVRELVQRSEIDPKIIDLCVYGQVVPSVSAPNIAREVVLGTGLPKNIEAFSVSRACATSFQALTSAAESILAGQSTAAICGGADSSTDVPITVSRRLASALVDASKAKTLADKLRIFSKLSPRDLVPVPPAIKEPTTGLTMGESAEKMAREAGITRAAQDAFAHRSHSRASAAWKAGLFADEVMHVVPGPSFDKPIAEDNLVRHDSELSSYEKLRPAFDKKYGTVTAGNSSALTDGASALVVMSESKAKALGYTPLGYLRSWAYAALDPAGWMLMGPSYASPLALDRAGLTLKDMDLVDMHEAFAAQILCNVQAFGSRRFAEEKLGRSEAIGEIDDTRFNVHGGSLALGHPFAATGARMVTTVLRELKRRGGKFGLATACAAGGLGAAVVLEVGE, encoded by the coding sequence ATGTCGAAGAAGCACAATCGGTCGAATGGGTCGGGAGGCCGCGCGAGCGCCAGCGTTTCGGTCGCGGCGGCGGCGCCGAAGGCCGCGCAGGCGTCGAGCGGGTCCGACGGACCGAAGCGCGCGGAGGAGCCCAAGGGCGGCTCGAGCCGCGCGCCTGCCATCGGTACGCCGCGCCGTGAGCGCCTGGCCATCGTGGCCGGGCTCCGGACGCCGTTCGCCAAGCAGGCCTCGGCCTACCGCGATCTCTCGGCCCAAGACCTCGCTCGCATCGTCGTGCGCGAGCTCGTCCAAAGGAGCGAGATCGACCCGAAGATCATCGATCTCTGCGTGTACGGGCAGGTCGTCCCGAGCGTCTCGGCCCCCAACATCGCGCGCGAGGTGGTGCTCGGCACCGGGCTCCCGAAGAACATCGAGGCGTTCAGCGTGAGCCGCGCGTGCGCGACGAGCTTCCAGGCGCTCACGAGCGCGGCCGAGTCGATCCTCGCCGGGCAGTCGACCGCGGCGATCTGCGGCGGCGCCGACTCGTCGACCGACGTCCCCATCACCGTGTCGCGCAGGCTCGCGAGCGCGCTGGTCGACGCGAGCAAGGCCAAGACCCTGGCCGACAAACTTCGCATCTTCTCGAAGCTCTCGCCGAGGGACCTCGTGCCCGTCCCGCCGGCGATCAAGGAGCCTACGACCGGCCTCACGATGGGCGAGAGCGCCGAGAAGATGGCGCGAGAGGCCGGCATCACGCGCGCCGCCCAAGACGCCTTCGCGCACAGGAGCCACTCGCGGGCCTCGGCCGCGTGGAAGGCCGGGCTCTTCGCCGACGAGGTCATGCACGTCGTGCCCGGCCCATCGTTCGACAAGCCGATCGCCGAGGATAACCTCGTGCGCCACGACAGCGAGCTCTCGTCGTACGAGAAGCTCCGCCCCGCCTTCGACAAGAAGTACGGCACCGTGACGGCCGGAAACTCGTCTGCCCTGACGGACGGCGCCAGCGCGCTCGTCGTGATGAGCGAGTCGAAGGCCAAGGCGCTCGGGTACACCCCGCTCGGGTACCTGCGCTCGTGGGCGTACGCGGCGCTCGATCCGGCCGGCTGGATGCTCATGGGACCGAGCTACGCCTCGCCGCTCGCGCTCGACCGCGCCGGCCTCACCCTGAAGGACATGGACCTCGTCGACATGCACGAGGCCTTCGCGGCCCAAATCCTGTGCAATGTGCAGGCGTTCGGCTCGCGACGGTTCGCCGAGGAGAAGCTCGGTCGCAGCGAGGCGATCGGCGAGATCGACGACACGCGGTTCAACGTGCACGGCGGCTCGCTCGCGCTGGGCCACCCGTTCGCCGCCACGGGCGCGCGCATGGTGACCACGGTGCTCCGCGAGCTCAAGAGGCGCGGCGGGAAGTTCGGTTTGGCCACGGCCTGCGCGGCGGGCGGCCTGGGCGCGGCGGTGGTGCTGGAGGTGGGCGAATGA